From Candidatus Angelobacter sp.:
GCGCAAGCACGAGTTCGCCGTTTTCTTTCAAGACCAGCAAGTGGTCACCGGCCAATGTGACCGTGCCGGCGCCAAAACGGTCCTGACTCCATCGGACGTTTCCCGTTTTCAGTTCCACACACCTCAGGTTCGGTCCGAGTTCCTGGCGTCCATCAAATCCGTATAGAAAACCATCGTGATAAACGCTGGTTGCGTAATGATTGGAAAGCGACTCTTCGGCTGACCACACTTTTTCAGCGCGGTTGTTTTTGACTCGCAGCAGAACCGCGCCCGTGCCATAGCTGGCCGACAGAAAGACCAGGTTTCCGATTATTAAGGGCGTCGCCGCGCTGACGGAGGCGTGGATTCTCGGTTGCCAGGGAAAATCAAAAGAAACCTTGCCGGTCTCGGGATCCAAAGCCACCAGTCTGTGTCGAGTGAAAAAAAGGATGTAACGTTGATCGTTCAACGTGGCCGCAACCGGTGACGAGTAGCTGGCCTCGTCGTCCGTCGCTTTCCAGATTTGTGCCCCCGTGTTTTTGTCGAATGCGACTATTCCAGCACCGTTCATCCCGCCGATGTTCAACAACACGGAAGAACCCTCAATCAAGGGTGAGCAAGCCATGCCAAAAAAACCTTTGGGTGCCGCGAATTGAGCCTTCGTGTTGACACTCCAGATTTTTTTGCCAGTCTGCAATTCGAAGCAGTGCAACATTCCTTCGGCCCCAAACGTGAAGACTCTTCCGTCGGCTATCGTCGGGGTAGCCCGCGGTCCCTCGTCAAATCCGAAGTCATCCTGGTAGGCGGTGGGATAGTCAAAAGACCAGAGCGATTTCCCGGTGTCAGCGTCAAGACATTCAACGACCTCCCTGTTATTCAGGCGGTGGAACAATATTAATTTGGCCGACGAAGTCACCGGACCGCTGAAACCTTGTCCGATCTTTTTTCTCCATATGACCGATGGGCCTTCTTTTGGCCACGAAGCAGCGAGATCAGATCCGGGGTAAACTCCGTTGCGTGCTGGTCCGAGGAATTGCGGCCAGTCGTGGGCGTGAACTCGCGGGAATGATTGCAACAGAAGAGCGCACACCAGCGCCGTGTAGCGCGCGTTTGTTGCGAGGATGCCGGTCTGCATTGGATGAAGCGAGTGTCGCTTTGAGAGCTAACGAAAAAAACGCCCAACCGTCAATCGTTGCGGTTGAGCCTCA
This genomic window contains:
- a CDS encoding PQQ-binding-like beta-propeller repeat protein — protein: MQTGILATNARYTALVCALLLQSFPRVHAHDWPQFLGPARNGVYPGSDLAASWPKEGPSVIWRKKIGQGFSGPVTSSAKLILFHRLNNREVVECLDADTGKSLWSFDYPTAYQDDFGFDEGPRATPTIADGRVFTFGAEGMLHCFELQTGKKIWSVNTKAQFAAPKGFFGMACSPLIEGSSVLLNIGGMNGAGIVAFDKNTGAQIWKATDDEASYSSPVAATLNDQRYILFFTRHRLVALDPETGKVSFDFPWQPRIHASVSAATPLIIGNLVFLSASYGTGAVLLRVKNNRAEKVWSAEESLSNHYATSVYHDGFLYGFDGRQELGPNLRCVELKTGNVRWSQDRFGAGTVTLAGDHLLVLKENGELVLARASPGGFKPTARAQILPNGVRAYPALADGRLFARSKDAMVCVDLREPKKD